Proteins co-encoded in one Flavobacterium fluviale genomic window:
- a CDS encoding type II secretion system protein GspD, which yields MLRQIVFALAALFFSNIIFAQQDIVELSRKFDEFSVQKKGLNETIKIDVSGLTLHDFIASIAEEHQLNVDVDTELNQPVANNFFDVTVKDVFIHLVQKYDLDVSFMSNIIVFKKRKIVAVVEKKQPKFIDVNYNPQNDFLSVKLENDTLSAVAKAIIDKSGKNLLLAQDVKNIKVSSYVLNRPFDQVIEMMAKSNDLSAVKDDNGIYFLQKGTAQNIAALTAGPKAKQPKASIGVPGFYEVNINKNGFLQVSAYIADASDLLTEAAEKLHINYFLYNKPENEKTTLSADNITFDDLLAHIFKGKKYTYKKQDNFYLIGEEATEGLRVTEMIQLENRSIESVIGSLPKVFSEKLEIKEFIELNGLIVSGSRSILEELKVYIKQIDKVVPMVQIEVIIVQYNKSYDIQTGMKAGLDKINKVQTGGVLFPNSDVTLNGSSVNSLINAFNGFGLFKLGKVTESFYLNLKLLENNSALKIESTPKIATISGHEAKLSIGETSYYFEQNNRLINNNIGNDILNSGTWKSTDANLSVSIKPYVSTDENVTLTIAVEKSSFLARVGEDAPPGKATQKFESLVRVKNSEMILLGGLDELKKENSGTGTPLLSRIPIIKWFFSSRKKGKSDSKLHIFIKPTVIY from the coding sequence ATGCTAAGACAGATAGTTTTCGCACTAGCTGCGTTATTTTTTTCAAATATAATTTTTGCTCAGCAGGATATTGTTGAATTAAGCAGGAAATTTGATGAATTTTCAGTACAAAAAAAGGGATTAAATGAAACCATTAAAATTGATGTTTCAGGGCTTACTCTGCACGATTTCATTGCATCAATAGCAGAAGAACATCAGTTAAATGTGGATGTTGATACCGAATTGAACCAGCCCGTTGCAAACAACTTTTTTGATGTAACGGTAAAAGATGTATTTATTCATCTTGTTCAAAAATATGATCTGGATGTTTCATTTATGAGCAATATTATCGTCTTCAAAAAAAGAAAAATAGTAGCAGTTGTCGAGAAAAAACAACCTAAATTTATAGACGTAAATTATAATCCTCAAAATGATTTTTTGTCTGTAAAACTGGAAAATGACACTTTATCTGCAGTTGCAAAAGCAATAATTGATAAATCTGGAAAAAATTTACTTCTCGCCCAGGATGTAAAAAATATTAAAGTTTCTTCCTATGTGTTAAATCGCCCTTTTGACCAAGTTATCGAAATGATGGCAAAATCAAATGATTTAAGTGCAGTAAAAGATGATAATGGAATTTATTTTCTGCAAAAGGGAACTGCTCAAAATATCGCAGCATTAACTGCCGGACCAAAAGCAAAACAGCCAAAAGCCAGTATTGGAGTTCCTGGATTTTATGAAGTGAATATCAATAAAAATGGTTTTTTACAAGTTAGTGCGTACATCGCAGATGCTTCAGATCTATTGACTGAAGCAGCAGAAAAACTTCACATTAATTACTTTTTATACAATAAGCCTGAGAACGAAAAAACAACGCTTTCTGCCGATAATATCACTTTCGATGATCTTCTTGCTCATATTTTTAAAGGAAAAAAATATACTTATAAAAAACAAGACAATTTTTATTTGATTGGAGAAGAAGCTACTGAAGGATTAAGGGTTACAGAAATGATACAATTGGAAAATAGATCGATTGAATCTGTTATTGGTTCGCTTCCAAAAGTATTTTCAGAAAAATTAGAAATTAAGGAGTTCATAGAGTTAAACGGGTTGATTGTTTCTGGTTCAAGATCAATTTTAGAAGAATTGAAGGTATATATAAAACAAATTGATAAGGTCGTTCCGATGGTTCAAATTGAAGTTATAATTGTGCAGTACAACAAATCTTATGACATTCAAACAGGAATGAAAGCCGGTTTAGATAAAATAAATAAGGTTCAAACTGGCGGCGTATTATTTCCAAACTCAGATGTTACTTTAAACGGTTCATCTGTAAATAGTTTGATAAATGCTTTTAATGGTTTTGGACTTTTCAAATTAGGAAAAGTTACCGAATCTTTTTATTTGAATCTTAAATTACTTGAAAACAATTCGGCTTTAAAAATAGAGTCAACTCCTAAAATTGCAACAATCAGCGGGCATGAAGCGAAGTTATCTATTGGAGAAACAAGTTACTACTTTGAACAAAATAACAGATTGATTAACAACAATATTGGGAACGATATTTTAAATTCTGGAACATGGAAATCTACCGATGCAAATCTTAGTGTTTCTATCAAACCATACGTTTCTACAGATGAAAATGTAACCTTAACAATTGCTGTGGAAAAAAGTTCATTCTTGGCTAGAGTTGGTGAAGATGCACCTCCGGGAAAAGCAACTCAAAAATTTGAATCATTAGTAAGAGTTAAAAACAGCGAAATGATCTTATTGGGAGGTCTTGACGAATTGAAAAAAGAAAATTCGGGAACAGGAACGCCTTTACTTTCTAGAATTCCTATAATAAAATGGTTTTTTAGCAGCAGAAAAAAGGGGAAAAGTGATTCTAAACTACACATTTTTATTAAACCAACAGTTATTTATTAA